From Prionailurus viverrinus isolate Anna chromosome B2, UM_Priviv_1.0, whole genome shotgun sequence, the proteins below share one genomic window:
- the LOC125166606 gene encoding histone H2B type 1-M translates to MPEPTKSAPAPKKGSKKAVTKAQKKDGKKRKRSRKESYSVYVYKVLKQVHPDTGISSKAMGIMNSFVNDIFERIAGEASRLAHYNKRSTITSREIQTAVRLLLPGELAKHAVSEGTKAVTKYTSSK, encoded by the coding sequence ATGCCTGAACCCACCAAATCCGCCCCGGCCCCGAAGAAGGGCTCGAAGAAGGCGGTGACCAAGGCGCAGAAGAAGGACGGCAAGAAGCGCAAGCGCAGCCGCAAGGAGAGCTACTCGGTGTACGTGTACAAGGTGCTGAAGCAGGTGCACCCCGACACCGGCATCTCGTCCAAGGCCATGGGCATCATGAACTCGTTCGTCAACGACATCTTCGAGCGCATCGCGGGCGAGGCGTCGCGCCTGGCGCATTACAACAAGCGCTCGACCATCACGTCCCGGGAGATCCAGACGGCCGTGCGCCTGCTGCTGCCCGGGGAGCTGGCCAAGCACGCCGTGTCCGAGGGCACCAAGGCCGTCACCAAGTACACCAGCTCCAAGTAG